Below is a genomic region from Gemmatimonadota bacterium.
ATCTTCGGCGGAACGTTTGGTGACACGGCGGCCGAGCTCACTGCCGATCAGGCCAAGGGGAAGATCGTGGTGCTGATGGCACCGGCCGGTGGCGCCCGCGGCTTTTTCCGGCGCGCGCCCGGCAGCGCCAACCCGCTGGCCGATGCGGCGGCGATCGTCACGGTCACGGAGACGCTCTCGAAGCCGCGCTTTCAGCCGGTGCTCAATGACACGGTGCAGAATTCGGGTCGGGAGGCATATGCTGCCAGCCATCCGAACGAAGCCAACGCACGCGGTGGACGCGGCGGATTCGGCGGCGGTGGTCTCAACATCACGGTAACGCCGCAGGTCGCGAGCGCACTGCTTGGAAAATCAGTAGAGAGCGCCGCCCGCGGTGATGCGGGACCGTCCGCAACGATCGACATTCGCGTGAAGACTGCCGCTGCGCCGACGCGCAGTGTCGTCGCCATTTTGCCTGGCACGGATCCCAAGCTGAGCAAGCAGTACATCGTGATCGGCGCGCACGCGGATCACATCGGCGTTTCGGGCGTGCGTCCGGTCGTCGAGCACGATTCACTCAAGGCGTACAATGAAGTGGCGCGCGTGGAAGGCGCCGACACTCGCAACGCGCCCGAGCCTACGGCAGAGCAGTGGGTGCGGATCAACGCGATCAAGGATTCGTTGCGGAAGATCTATACGCCGCGGCTCGACTCGATCAGCAATGGCGCGGATGACGACGGCTCCGGCTCTGTGTCGATCCTCGAAATCGCGCAGGCCTTTGCACAGGGACCGATCAAGCCGAAGCGGTCGTTGATCTTCATCTGGCAGATGGGTGAGGAGAAGGGACTCTGGGGCTCGGAGTGGTTCACGAATCATCCGACGGTTCCGCGCGATTCGATCGTGGCGGATCTGAACCTCGACATGGTAGGACGCGGTGCAGCGACCGACATCACTGGCAAGAACAAGGCTGGCGAGGAGCTCAAGGGCGCGAGCAATTATCTGCAGCTCGTCGGATCCCGCCGTCTGTCAACGGAGCTTGGCGATATCGCCGAGAGTGTGAACAGCAGTCAGCCGGTTCCGTTCTCGTTCGATTATTCGATGGATGCGAACGGACATCCGCAGAACATCTATTGCCGCAGCGATCACGCCAACTACGCGCGGTACGGCATCCCGGTAATCTTCTTCACGACGGGCGGCCACGCAGATTACCACCAGGTGACGGACGAGCCGCAGTACATCCAGTACGAGCACATGGCTCGCGTCGACAAGCTGGTGTTCGACATCGCGACCAAAGTTGCGGATCTGGATCACCGCGTAGTTGTCGACAAGGCGAAGCCGGACAGTCCGTTCGCGCGGTGCCAGCAGTAGAGGTTTCGGTCAGACGCTAAGGATCCGTAGAAGCACAGCTCCGGTGCCGACATGTCGGCACCGGAGCTGTTTTGCATGAGCGCTTTGGTCGGGCATCTCATGGATGTTGCTGCACGAGCGCGCTCGAGCGTAGGTTACAGGTATGAAACTGACCGCAGGCGCTCTGGCGCCGGACTTCGAGCTCGAAAGTACCGCGGGCACCGTGTCACTCGCCGGACTGCGTGGTTCGCGAGTGGTACTCTATTTCTATCCAAAGGATGACACGCCCGGTTGCACGCGCGAGGCATGCTCGTTCCGCGACAGCATGAGCCGGCTCCAGGGTCACGGCGCCACGATACTCGGCGTCTCCAGAGACTCGATGGATTCGCACCGCCGCTTTCGCGAGAAGTACGGCCTTCCGTTCGCACTCGCGTCGGACCCCGACAACACTGTGGCGAAGGCCTACGGAGCCTTCGGAAAGAAGATGATGTACGGCAAGGAGGTCACGGGGACCATCCGCTCCACGTTCCTCATCGATCCGCAGGGACGCATCGAGCGAGTGTGGTCACCGGTGAAAGTTGACGGGCACGTAGATCAGATACTTGCTGCATTCGATGAAACTCATCCATCGGCGAGTGGAAAGAAGACGATACAGTGAAGCTCAGTCTCACCCCGTGCGCGGCGTCGCCTTCAACGCTCGGCAGCGGCCGCACGGTGGACTGAGCAGGACCGCTACGGAGCTGGTAGTGTCTGCGGCGTTCCGCTGCTCGAGTGGCGGCCCCGAATCGTGTCGACGTGTATACGGAGAAGTTGTACGCGCTGAGGCATCGGATCGTCGGCGGTGAGTATCTGCGGGACGGCCGTTCTCAACAGGTGCACCGCGGTCTCGAATCGAAACCAGTCGGCTGATTGCATGTCCGGGGAAAGGAACTCGACCGCTCCCACGACTTCCACGGAACGCCAATCATAGACGCTCTCGGCTTCATGCACCTCGAACGCTGCCCACGGATGATGCCTGGCCATTATGAGATCTTCGCCAAGTTCCGTGCGTATGTATATCCATCCCGCGGAATAGATGTAGTTGCACAATTTCAGCCGCACGAGGTCATGGAAACTGATTCCAACATGACCCACATGATGCCGACCGAGCAACTCGAGCGCCTCGTCGTTCGACAGCTCTCGCAGATCCACGTGCAACTTGGCTCGACTCGGTGTTGCGGCAACGCTATCGCCACTGCCGGATGCAGCGTTCTGTGATGGATTGTGCGTGGATCCGATCATCGTGGCTTCTCCTGTGTAAATTGGTCGCCGGCTTGGTGGTATCCGATTCCACACTGCTGGATTCGTGCCGTTCACAAGTGGGTTGCAAGAGCTGAAGTAAAATATGCCGAGCCCCATTTGTTTCCTTGCATGACACCTTTGGGCAATAGCCGGGAGCTCCGGTCGCTCAGGGCAACGCTCGACCTCCGACTATGGCGCGGTCGACGCGCTATACCGATATTCCTGATTGGCACGCCGGTGATTCTCAACTTCCGCGACTACGACCATACCGAGATGCAAGCTTTCTATTCGTTGGAGAAACATCATCGCGCATTCGTCAATGTGCGATCCGTCATTGTGGCGACTCTGGCATTCGCGCTGGCGGCGTGTGCATCGGCTGGAAGTCGCGTCACGCCAGTAACATCACCAGCAACACCGTCCGTAACATCATCTGCACCACCCTCTGCGGCATCGATCAGGGTGACGACGCCGGGCTATCGGATAGTCTCACCCGCTGCGCGCGGCGACGTGACGATGCCGCAGATGCTCGATCGGCTGTCGCGCTCCGACGTCGTGTTCTTCGGCGAGCAGCATGATGATCCGGAAACGCACCGCTCCGAAGCGGAGGTGCTCGACGCGATCGGCCGCCTCGGACGACCGGTCGTGCTTTCACTCGAAATGTTCGAGCGCGATGTTCAGCCGGTGATCGACAATTATCTCGCTGGTCGCATCAGCGAGGCTGAATTTCTCGCACGCAGTCGGCCGTGGGCGAACTACGCCCCGGCTTACCGGCCGCTGGTGGAGCTGGCTCGTACGCGTCACTGGCCTGTCGTCGCCGCGAACGTGCCGCGCCCGCTCGCATCGGCTGTGGGACGAAAGGGGATGGCCGCGCTCGACAGCCTCACACCAGGCGAGCGGTTGACAGCGGCACGCGAGAATGTCTGCCCGATGGACGACTATCATGCGCGCTTCATGGATGAGATGCACGGGCATTCCACCGGCTCGGGTGGCGCGACCGAGCCCGGCGATTCACTTCCAACCGCGATGGCCGAGCGTTTCTACGTGGCGCAGTGCGTGAAGGACGAGACGATGGCCGAGTCGATCGTGAAAGCGAAGCGCGCGGCGCCGCGCGATGCGATAGTCGTTCATTTCGACGGCGCCTTTCACAGCGATTACGCGCAGGGCACGGTGGAGCGCGTGAAGCGGCGCGAGCCGTCGTGGAACCTTGTGGTGATCAGTGCCGTCCCCGTCGCCGACCCATGGGTGGCGCCGATCGCGCCGGAGAGCGGCGTCGCGGATTTCGTCATCTTTACGAAGCGGCCCTCGCACTAGGCCCAATCACCACGCCGATACACGGCCGAACGCTCAGGCCCGGTGACGCATCGCTCAGCGCCGCTGCGATGCCTCCCAGCTCCGCGGCGGCACGCGGCACGACGGAACGCGCATCGGCTGATTGGTGCGCTGATCGATCGGCGGCACTCGGCGGGTGCGCGAGACGAAAGTTGGATCTTCCGACGCTTCGTACGCGAACAGCGCGACGAGCGTTGCGTTCCGCTTCACGTTGTCGAAGTTGATCTTGTCGTAGGTGTCGCGATTGGTGTGCCACGTGTAGTCTGTGTACGACCAGTCGGACGACGTCAGAAAGAATCCAGGTGCGCCGTAGCAGTCGAACGCGTCGCTGTCGGTGCTCTCGTTGTGTGCGACTCCCGGGAACATGAGCGAGACGTTGCGCGTCATGTCCGCCGGCATGCGCGACATCCAGCGCGCGAGCGACGGCGTGGCGTCGATGAATCCGTTCGTCTGAACGCTGTCGATCTCGCCGGTGCCGTTGTCCTGATTGAAGAGTGCCTGCAGCCCTTTCAGAACTTCCGGATGATCGGCGGCGAATGCCGATGAGCCGATCTCGCCCTCCTCCTCGCCGCTCCAGTGACCGACGAGTATCGTGCGCTTTGGATGCGGGTACGCTGTCTTGAGAATGCGCATCGCCTCGAGCATCGTGATCGTGCCGGTGCCGTTGTCGGTTCCACCACTACCGGAGTCCCATGAATCGAGGTGCGCCGAGAGCATGACGTATTCGTCTGGCTTCTCGGTGCCCTTGATCTCCGCAATCGTGTTGAACACCGGCGATTCAGTTGGTGCGAGCTTGGCGTTGGCTATTGCATGGACGCGCGGAGTCTGTCCGTTCGACGCAAGTCTGGCCAGCAGAGAGTAGTCCTCGCACGACACGTCGAACGACGGAACGTCCGCGGCGCGCGACGATTGAATCTTGTCGACGCCCCAGCCGCGCGACCAGCCATTCGAGAGGACGCCGGCAACACCAGCACGCGCGAGCAACGCGGGAAGTGTGCGACCATCTACATGCGCCGCGGTGAATCTCGCACGCCATTCCGTGGCCGCACTGTCACGCTGAAACACCGCGTGCTGGTACGTCGCCGAATCGGCCCAGCTGCGGATGTCGGCGTCGGGACGACACGTTACTTGCGGCTCGCTGATCAGCACCAGCTTGCCCTTGATCGTGCCAAGCCAGCGTGCGAAGCCTGCACTGTCGATGATCTGGCTCGCGGTTGGAATAATGACGACGTCGGCCGTCACTCCCGCGGCGGGGGTGGCTGCGCTCCACGCGTGCATCGTCGCTTCGAGGACCCGATATCGCGGCGACACCAGCTCGAGCGTGCTCTTGCCGCGGGTCCAGTCGCGCCAGGTGCCGTACTTCTCGTTCCGGGCGTCGATGCCCCACGACTTGTACGTCTTGAGCAACCAGTCGTTGGCCGCGCGGTTCGCCGCCGAGCCTGTGAGCCGCGGCCCGATGGAGTCCATGAGCGGTTGTGCGAGGCGCTCGAGCTGGGAGTGGTGCATCCCTTCGTCGTAGATCTTCTGGACGACGGGATCGCCCGAGGGGTTATCCTGCGCGCGGACGGGGGCCGCACCTATGAGAGTAGCCGCGACGGCGGCGACGGTTGCAACGAGGAGGTGTGATCGCATGGACCAATGGTACTTCCCCGAACGAGGTGATCGCCAGTCCGGTCGATCCATCCGTCCGTCGCGCCCATAATTGGGCTCGTTCACCACTGGCCGCGCGAACCCGGGTGCGGCGATCTCACGGCTTTCTTCGCGCCTTCACTTCGCTCGCCGTAATCTTCCTGCTGTTGTTTCCCCACGATGATCGCTCGTGATTGATGATGTCTGCGATCTGTGTGTTGTTCAATAGACCGCTGAATGGGGGCATCGCGCCTGGATAAACTGTACCGCCGATGTTCTGCCCCTGAAGTCCGTGCAACACCACGTCGATTTGCTTGGCCGGATCGGCGTCCAGCACGACGAGATTTCCCTTGAGCGGCGGGTATGCACCCGGTATCCCCATGCCGGTAGTCTGATGGCACGCGGAGCACGTGGTTGCGAAAGCCGCGGCGCCTCGCGCTGGATCGTAACTATACGGGCCGGGCGGCTCTGGAGGCGCCGCGCTCGCGACGGCCGTCGTTGTGTCGAGTGCCGGCGTCGCGGCGACGGGAGCCGCGACTCGCGACGAGCCAACCGGGCGAACCTCGATGACGCCGAGCGCGCCGACCATCAAGTGCGCCATGTCGTGATCGACGAAGGCGTACTTGCCAGGCTTGGGAATCACCAAATCGAATACGGCCCCCGCACCGGGCCCGACGGTGTACGTGGAGACGCCGCTCAGCGCATGCGACGCATCCCCATCGGGATAGACCTTGTCGAACATGGAACCGATGACGTGAAACGAAGTCCACAGGTTCGGGCCGCCGTCGATGAGGTAGATGCGAATGCGATCGCCCGCGATGGCGACGAGTGGACGGTCACGGTACTGGAACGCGACGCCGTTGAAGACCACTTCGTCGGGGCGCTCGGCCAGCATCCGGTCGTAGTTCGCGGTCATGAGATGTCCGGATGCCTGCTGCGTGTACCACTCGCTCTGCAGGATCACGAAACTTTCGTTCGCAGGTGGAAGCGGGGTCGCCGGATCCACGATCAGTGCACCGTACATTCCGTTCCCGACGTGCAACAGAATGGGCTGCGTCTCGCAGTGGTAGATGAACGCGCCAGCCACGTTCGCAACAAATGAAAACTTGAGCGACTTGTTCGGCTCGATGTCGATGTAATTGAGATTCGGTTCTGTCTCGGCGGCATGAAAGTCGATGGAATGCTTCATGTTGCCGTGATTGGTGAGCGTCACGTTTACCGTCTGTCCCTGGCGCACGTGAATGATCGGACCCGGGACGGTGCCGTTGTACGTCCACGCCTGATACTCGACTCCGTTCGCGATGGTAACCGATTCGTCCGTGACGACAAGATGCAGATCGACGCTGTTGCCGGTGCCGAGAAGCGGCGGCAGGTGTGCATCGCGAGCCTTCGCGATCGGCGCCTGAGAAGCGAGCGAGAGGGGCGACACCGCGGCAGCTGCTGCGCCAGGCGATGGCGACCTCACGTTGAACGCGCTGTGCAGGCCGCCGATCAGCATCACGAGCAGAGCGAGAACGCCGAGCATGGCAAAGATCTGGATGCGCCATGGAAGACGCTCGGGTTCGGACGCGAGCGTATCCGCCGTGCCCCACTCCGCGAACCGCCGCCAGCGCGGCCACCGATTCTCGATGTGATAGTCCAGACTGTAAGGGCTGCGCCCCCCGCGGCTGTTGATGGCGATGAGTGCGACGAAGATCAGCACGTAACTGATCGCAGTGCCCATGTTCGTCGCACCGACCGTGTACGGACCGCCGAACCCCTCAGCGGTGCTCCAGATCAGTAGACTGAACAGGCCGCCCACGATGTAGAGGATCTTGCGCGCGAAGCCCGTGAGCAACGCCACGGCGATCGCGGTTTCAATGATGCGCGTGAGCCATGTGAAGAGAAGGGCGTGCGGCGTGACCAGCGCGATCCACATCGAGAACCAGCCTGCCAGCCAGGCGGGCTGCCCCTGTGCGGCGTTGTGCAGATAGCCTACATAGTGAACCGCGAATTCCGGTGACCACGTCAGCGCCGCGCCAACCGCCCATACGACACCGAAGGCTACACGCAGCCCTGCGGCTGCAACAGCCGGCCAGGTCCTGTGCGTGTCTACGTCAAGTTGCGTTTGTGACATCTGTCACACACTCCGTGGTACTCAGGCCGCCAACAGGGTCGCCTGCGCCGGTAACCGGTGCGCGCGATCGTATGTTATTAAAGTACAGATAATCCTGCGGCTTCGTTGCTGCTGGAGCGGCTGGCGCTTCGCGCCCACCCAAGCCCGCTCGGCACCCCTTCGTATTGACCCACTCTCCCGGCGCGTCCATAATTGGCCTCGTTCATCACCAACGAGGAAGCAAGGCATGAGTGCAACACGAATGGCGATCGGCGCCCTGGCGGCTCTGGTCGTCACGGTACCGGCAGGCGCACAGCAGCGGGGACGGGGACGTCCCGGCAACTCGACGACGACGGATACAACGACGTCGGACACGACAATCTCCCAGACTACGCCTCGGGGCGTGGTCCAGTCCGCGCAGACGATTACGCGGACCACGACAGCCATGCCCTACAAGCCGATGCCGGCGATTGACACTACCGTTGTCACCCAACACACGGCGACCATCGGGGGTCAGCAGATCCACTATACGGCGACCACCGGCACCTACGTGGTTCGCGACGACTCCGGCGCGCCGAAGGCGACCTTCTTCTTTGTGGCGTACACGAAGAACGGTGTGCCGGACGTCGCGCGTCGTCCGATCGCCTTCGTATATAACGGCGGACCCGGCTCGGCGTCGCTGTTCACGCACATGGGGATGGGCCCGAAGAAGGTGGTGTTGACGCCCGACGGGCACGGCATGCCGGCGCCGTACCGCATCACCGACAACTCCGACTCGTTTCTCGACGCGACCGATCTCGTGTTCGTCGATGCGATCTCGACGGGGTACAGCCGCCCAGCACCGGGCCAGAAGCCGGCGCAATTCTACGGTGTCGTCGAGGATGCGACGTGGTTCTCCGACTTCATCTATCAGTACGTAACGCGCAACGAGCGGTGGAATTCACCCAAGTTCCTGATTGGCGAGAGCTACGGCACCACGCGCTCCGCCGAGCTGTCGGGCGTGCTGTTGAAGCGTCACGAGATGTACCTGAATGGAATCGTGCTGCTTTCATCGGTCGCCTTTGCGCAGTGGGGCGATGACGACCGCACCGAGTTCTTCCTGCCCGGCTACGTCACGACGGCATGGTATCACCATCTCCTGGCGCCGGATCTTCAGCAGCAATCGCTCGAGCAGATTGCGCAGCTGGGGCGCACGTTCGCGCACGGGGAATACGCGCAGGCGCTCGAGAAGGGTGACGAAATCACTCCCGCCGAATACCAGAAGGTAGTGAGCGACATGGCTCGCCTCACCGCGCTGTCGCCGACGTACATCGAGCAGTCCAATCTGCGCGTGAGTCCGCAGCGCTGGTTCACCGAGCTGCTCCGCAACAAGCGCGAAGTCCTCGGCCGCCTGGATTCACGATTCACCGGCTACAACCGCGACGCCGCCGGCGAGCGGGCAGAGTACGATCCGAGCGAAGCATCGTACGAAGGCGCCTTCACGGCAACGTTCATGGATTACGTGCGGCGTGATCTCCACTGGAAGAGCAACGCCTTCTACACGGTGACGGCGAATGTCCGGCCGTGGGACCGGTCAGCGCAAGCGCAGGTGGCCGAGACCCTTCGTAGCGCGATGACGCAGGAAACATCGCTCAAGGTGCGCGTGCTGGCCGGTTACTACGATTTCGCTACACCGTTCAACGGAATCGAAGAGACCGTATCGCACATGCAGCTGGAACCGTCGATTCGCAAGAATATCGGATTCGACTACTTCCCGACCGGACACATGGTGTACATCGATCAGCAGGCGAACGACAAACTGCATCACGACGTCGATGCATTCATCAACTCGAGCTACGAGCATTGATCCGTAGCGTGCAGTGACAGTGTTGTTCTCTCCGGCGCACCCGAACGAGTGCGCCGGAGAGAGTCGCAGCTGTCGTTAGTCGCGCAGATAGTGACAGCTGTAGCCGCCGGGATTCTTTTTCAGGTAGTCCTGGTGGTACTTCTCCGCACTGTACCATGTCGAAGCCGGTTCGATGGACGTCGTGATCGGCTTCTTCCACTTGCCTGACGCCTGCACGCGCGCGATCACCTGTTCCGCGATCTTCGCCTGTTCCGGTGACTGTGGAAAGATCGCCGAGCGATATTGCGTGCCGATGTCGTTGCCCTGCCGATTCAACGTTGTGGGATCGTGCAGGCGGAAGAACCAGTTCTCGAGCAGGTCCTGGTAGCTGAGCACCGAGGGATCGAAGGTGACTCGGATCGATTCTGCGTGCCCCGACTTGCTGTCGTGCGTGTCTTCGTAGGTGGGATTCTTGACCCATCCACCGGTGTAGCCCACTTCCGTGTCGATGACGCCGGGGACGTTGCGAAGGATGTCCTCGACGCCCCAGAAGCAGCCGCCCGCGAGGACGGCGACTTCAGTGCGGGTGGCGGCTGCTACGCCTGAGTCCGTTGCGTGCTGTTGTTCGTTCATTTCCGACCTTCCGTTCAAGCATTGGCGCATTCCATAATGCGTCAGTGAAAGTTAAATGCCTTCGGCGGCGAAAATGTCGCTGATGTCGCGACGCCCCGTGCCATGGGCGCGGGGCGATGCCAGACCATGGCCGTGACTCTGGCTGTGACTCTGGCTGTGACTCTGGCTGCCCGTGGGTATCAGCGCGCTGCCGTACGTCCGATTCGGACGCGCCAGACTTCCGGTCCTTCTTCCAGCGCGTCCCACGTGAATTCGCCCTTGTGCTCGGCGTCGAACTGATACCACAGCGGCTTGGGATCGTGATCGTTGACGAGCACGTATGCAGTACCCGGCGCGAGTGCTGCGAACTGGTCGAATATTATTTCGTGCCGCACCCTGGGTGTTTCAGGGCGGACGTCAATGATGCGGTCTTCGGTGTGCATTGCGGCCTCCATTTGAGCCTGGCGTTGCTCTGCTTCGAGTTTCTGCTCCATGCGGGACAGAAAGTGCATCGCGCCATTCAGGCGCTCGGCGTCATCGGGATAGTCGTCTCTCAGCAGCGACCAGCCTTCCGCCGCAAGCTGTGCGGCGGTGGATGGATGGCCCGCCTTGCCCAGCTCACGGCATGTGTGAGCGAGAATGCGAGTGAGTGCGTCCACGACAGCTGCCGTAACGACTTCCGGTGATGGTTCCATCATGTCAGGTGACAATTTGACCCTCCGCATGCAATCTGCAGTATGAACGCGCGAATTTGCAACGTGCATTGGCGGGATGCGGCCTGCACGCATTGATATTCGTGTGCACCCAACGCTCCTGCCTGGGGTATGAACGAAGTCGATACCGACGGCTCCCGGAAACCCCATTTGTGCGCTCACCCTGTTACAGGTGCAGTCTGATGCAAATACGTGAGATAATGAGCACCGACGTAGTTACGATCGAACCTCGCGAAGCGGCGAGTGCTGCGTGGGCGCGCATGCGGCGTCGCGGCATTCGGCATCTCGTGGTGGTGGACGAAGGGCGCGTTGTCGGCGTTCTCTCGGAACGCGACCTCGGCGGGCGATCGGGGGCCGCAAAGCGCAGGAATCGCATCGTGCGCGAGCTCATGACGCCGCGCGTGGAGACGATGGATTCGGACGCGAGTGCAGACTCTGCCGCGGAGCTCATGCGGGAGCGCCTGATCGGGTCGCTGCCTGTCATGGACGGCGATGACCTGGTTGGCATAGTCACCGCTACTGATGTGTTCGAAGCGGTCGACAATGGAACGCGCGGTCCGCTCAGTGGCGCCGAGCGACAGATGTTGCGCGCGCCAAGCAGCAGCAAGCGGCTGGGCGGGAGTCCGATCGTGCGCAAGCGAATCGCGGAATCGAGCGACGTCCGGCGCGAGCGACCGAAAATATCGAATCGGGACAAGCGAGAGCCGCTCACGGATCAACTCCCGAAACGGGAAAAGCGCGGGGCCGGCCGAACCGCCGGGCCGCAGGTGCCGGCAAACATCCGTGTGTCTGGAGTAGATCTGGATGACGAGGATATGGATTACATCCGTCAGCGGCTCGGTTTGAAACTCGGCAAGTTCGCTAGTTCGATAGAGCGCGTGACGGTGCGTGTGAAGGACATCAACGGCGATCGCGGCGGGATCGACAAGGTCTGCAACATCAAGGTTGTGGTGAGCGGACTCCCGAGCGTGGTGGTGGAAGGGCGATCCGACTCGACCAGGGTGGCCGTCAATTCCGCTCTGGCCGCGATCGAGAGTGCCGTGCGCCGGGTTGTGCAGCGGAGGCGGATGACCCCTCTCAGGACCGGTGCGGGAAGGGAGTAGGGGGACGGAGTGGGGACGGAGTGGGGACGGAGTAGGGACGGACTCCGGACTGGTCCGGGCCGAGTTGACCGGCAGAAAATGCCGGGACGGACTCCGTCGCCCCTAAAGCGTCATTTCGTGCCGCTCTCCCGGCGCGAGCCGCCTCGGCGCTCGATCGTGGCATGCTTCGGTGCCGTGAATCCCCTGGCGTTCAGCCACCATATGAAATCGTCGATCCAGTGGTCGCTG
It encodes:
- a CDS encoding CBS domain-containing protein yields the protein MQIREIMSTDVVTIEPREAASAAWARMRRRGIRHLVVVDEGRVVGVLSERDLGGRSGAAKRRNRIVRELMTPRVETMDSDASADSAAELMRERLIGSLPVMDGDDLVGIVTATDVFEAVDNGTRGPLSGAERQMLRAPSSSKRLGGSPIVRKRIAESSDVRRERPKISNRDKREPLTDQLPKREKRGAGRTAGPQVPANIRVSGVDLDDEDMDYIRQRLGLKLGKFASSIERVTVRVKDINGDRGGIDKVCNIKVVVSGLPSVVVEGRSDSTRVAVNSALAAIESAVRRVVQRRRMTPLRTGAGRE